The following proteins are encoded in a genomic region of Streptococcus gwangjuense:
- the ndk gene encoding nucleoside-diphosphate kinase, which yields MEQTFFIIKPDGVKRGLVGEVLKRIEQRGFIIEKLELRSQVSEELIDQHYQDLVGQSFYPPIREFMTSGPVLVGIISGPKVIETWRTMMGATRPEEALPGTIRGDFAKAASENQAIQNVVHGSDSEESAKREITLWFDGK from the coding sequence ATGGAACAAACATTTTTTATCATTAAACCAGACGGTGTAAAAAGAGGGCTAGTGGGTGAAGTGTTGAAACGCATCGAACAACGTGGATTTATAATCGAAAAATTGGAGTTGCGTTCACAGGTTTCAGAAGAGTTGATTGATCAGCACTATCAGGACTTGGTTGGTCAAAGTTTTTACCCACCGATTCGTGAATTCATGACTTCAGGCCCAGTTCTTGTAGGTATCATTTCTGGTCCCAAAGTAATTGAAACTTGGCGGACCATGATGGGTGCTACTCGTCCAGAAGAAGCTTTACCAGGAACTATTCGAGGTGATTTTGCAAAAGCTGCTAGTGAAAATCAAGCTATTCAAAATGTTGTGCATGGTTCAGATTCAGAAGAGTCAGCTAAGCGAGAAATTACTCTTTGGTTTGACGGAAAGTAG
- a CDS encoding competence protein: MMEKMKKQIRILLLLTVFGISSCSCLSLSTWALMLNQNCFYYLVGMLLLASIGAGLNYYRGQGNQSYSVFKEDKQQFLYSLLLLVNVLGLALIVIEHILAGNTSVEGFVEAFLPSFFFLFGIDLLVFLPIQKYVYGLKKILGKKEMCFISGLVILIILRNPWSILSMTFYIALGMFFLRLLVPKVIRWEVSFYSHLMRDILLVVFLLFLF; encoded by the coding sequence ATGATGGAAAAAATGAAAAAGCAAATTCGTATTTTGTTATTGCTGACAGTTTTTGGTATTAGTAGCTGTTCTTGTTTAAGTTTATCGACTTGGGCCTTGATGTTAAATCAAAACTGCTTCTATTATTTAGTTGGCATGTTGCTCCTTGCCAGTATTGGTGCAGGGTTAAACTACTATAGAGGGCAGGGAAATCAATCTTATTCAGTTTTTAAGGAAGATAAGCAACAATTCTTGTATAGCCTGTTGCTATTGGTAAATGTTTTGGGTTTAGCTTTAATTGTCATAGAACATATCCTTGCAGGAAATACATCCGTAGAAGGGTTTGTGGAAGCCTTTCTACCGAGTTTCTTTTTCTTATTTGGTATTGATTTGTTAGTTTTTCTGCCAATTCAGAAGTATGTATATGGCTTGAAAAAGATTTTGGGTAAGAAGGAAATGTGTTTTATTAGTGGACTAGTTATTTTAATCATTCTTAGAAATCCCTGGTCAATATTATCCATGACCTTTTATATTGCCTTGGGAATGTTTTTCTTAAGATTGTTGGTGCCAAAAGTTATTCGCTGGGAAGTTTCATTTTATAGCCACTTGATGAGAGATATCTTGTTAGTTGTCTTCTTACTGTTTCTATTTTAA
- the tsaE gene encoding tRNA (adenosine(37)-N6)-threonylcarbamoyltransferase complex ATPase subunit type 1 TsaE, which produces MYTKNEEELQCLGERLGCLLEKNDVLILTGELGAGKTTFTKGLAKGLQITQMIKSPTYTIVREYEGRLPLYHLDVYRIEGDADSIDLDEFLFGGGVTVIEWGHLLGDALPDTYLELEILKEEDGRRLNFQAKGLRAEKLLEELQHGV; this is translated from the coding sequence ATGTACACTAAAAACGAAGAAGAGTTGCAGTGCCTAGGTGAACGTTTGGGCTGTTTATTAGAAAAGAATGATGTCTTAATTCTAACTGGAGAACTTGGAGCAGGCAAAACGACCTTTACAAAAGGTCTTGCTAAAGGGTTACAGATTACTCAGATGATTAAGAGTCCAACCTATACTATTGTGAGGGAGTATGAAGGTCGTCTTCCTCTTTATCATTTAGATGTTTATCGTATAGAGGGGGATGCTGATTCTATTGATTTAGATGAGTTTCTCTTTGGTGGCGGCGTGACTGTCATCGAGTGGGGACATCTTTTAGGTGATGCCTTACCAGATACTTATTTAGAATTGGAAATTCTAAAAGAAGAAGACGGTCGCAGGCTGAATTTCCAAGCAAAGGGTTTACGTGCAGAAAAACTCTTAGAGGAGCTTCAACATGGAGTATGA
- a CDS encoding GNAT family N-acetyltransferase, with amino-acid sequence MEYELLIREAEPDDAAELVTFLNRVSLETDFTSLDRDGILMTDTEMELFLDKQAHSENQIILLALLNDEIAGLVNITADQRKRVRHIGDLFIVIGKRYWNNGLGSFLLEEAIEWAQASGILRRLQLTVQTRNQAAVHLYQKHGFVIEGRQERGAYIEEGKFIDVYLMGRLID; translated from the coding sequence ATGGAGTATGAGTTACTCATTAGAGAAGCAGAACCTGATGATGCTGCTGAGTTAGTGACATTTTTAAATCGTGTCAGTCTAGAAACAGATTTTACCAGTCTGGACAGGGATGGTATTTTGATGACAGATACTGAGATGGAGTTGTTTTTGGATAAACAGGCTCACTCGGAAAATCAAATCATTTTACTTGCCTTGCTGAATGATGAAATTGCTGGTCTTGTAAATATTACAGCTGACCAGCGCAAGAGAGTCCGTCATATCGGTGATCTCTTCATTGTGATTGGAAAAAGATATTGGAATAATGGCTTGGGAAGTTTTTTGTTAGAAGAAGCGATAGAGTGGGCACAAGCAAGTGGCATTTTGCGTCGTCTCCAACTGACTGTCCAAACTCGTAATCAAGCTGCAGTTCATTTATATCAAAAGCATGGCTTTGTAATTGAAGGTAGACAAGAGCGCGGTGCGTACATAGAAGAAGGGAAATTTATAGATGTTTACCTGATGGGTAGACTGATAGATTGA
- the brpA gene encoding biofilm formation/cell division transcriptional regulator BrpA, protein MVKKIIGMVLAFLAVTVLGVGVFAYTIYQQGTETLSRTYKKIGEETNVIEATEPLTILLMGVDTGNMERTDPWEGNSDSMILLTVNPHTKKTTMLSLERDILTKIQHKDGQIEEAKLNAAYAGGGAELAISTIQKMMNIHIDRYVMVNMQGLQQLVDAVGGVTVNNTLGFPISITDQEEFNKISIGVGQQTLNGEEALVYSRMRYQDPEGDYGRQKRQREVIQKVVEKVLSLNSVTHYQSILKALSTNMQTNIDLSAKSIPQLLGYQDSFKNIETHQLRGEDAELQGISYQIVTTEHMLEMQNLLRTSLDKPKVTELDTNAVLYENVLGNQNGIGLGTGTITSTRNQEDVE, encoded by the coding sequence ATGGTTAAAAAAATTATTGGAATGGTGCTAGCTTTTCTAGCTGTGACAGTTTTGGGTGTGGGTGTTTTTGCTTATACCATTTATCAACAAGGTACAGAAACTTTATCAAGAACTTATAAAAAAATTGGTGAAGAAACCAATGTTATTGAGGCGACTGAACCCTTAACGATCCTTTTAATGGGAGTTGATACTGGAAATATGGAACGAACTGACCCTTGGGAGGGAAATAGTGATTCCATGATTCTCTTGACGGTTAATCCGCACACGAAAAAGACAACGATGTTGAGTTTGGAACGTGATATCTTGACTAAAATTCAGCATAAAGATGGTCAGATTGAGGAAGCAAAACTAAACGCTGCATATGCGGGTGGAGGTGCAGAATTAGCTATCTCAACTATTCAGAAAATGATGAATATTCATATCGATCGTTACGTTATGGTGAATATGCAGGGGCTGCAACAATTGGTTGATGCAGTTGGCGGGGTGACTGTAAATAATACACTCGGTTTTCCAATTTCGATTACTGACCAGGAAGAATTTAATAAAATTTCCATTGGTGTTGGACAGCAAACTCTAAATGGTGAAGAAGCTCTTGTTTATTCTCGCATGCGCTACCAGGACCCAGAAGGGGACTACGGACGTCAGAAGCGTCAGCGTGAAGTCATTCAAAAGGTTGTTGAAAAAGTTCTTAGCTTGAATAGTGTTACTCACTATCAGTCTATCTTAAAAGCCCTAAGTACCAATATGCAGACCAACATTGATTTATCAGCGAAAAGTATTCCACAATTACTTGGTTATCAAGATTCCTTCAAGAATATTGAAACACATCAATTGCGTGGAGAAGATGCGGAACTGCAGGGGATTTCTTACCAGATTGTTACAACTGAGCATATGTTAGAAATGCAAAATCTATTGAGAACTTCACTTGATAAACCGAAGGTGACAGAGTTAGATACAAATGCAGTCTTATATGAAAATGTTCTCGGAAATCAAAATGGTATCGGTTTGGGAACAGGTACGATTACTAGTACAAGAAATCAAGAAGATGTAGAATAA
- a CDS encoding competence/damage-inducible protein A: MKAEIIAVGTEILTGQIVNTNAQFLSEKLAEIGVDVYFQTAVGDNEARLLSLLKIASQRSSLVILTGGLGPTEDDLTKQTLAKFLGKELVFDPQAQEKLDVFFAQRPDYARTPNNERQAQLVEGATPLPNETGLAVGGILEVDGVNYVVLPGPPSELKPMVLNQLLPKLMTGSKLYSRVLRFFGIGESQLVTILSDLIDNQTDPTLAPYAKTGEVTLRLSTKVSSQEEANQALDILENQILDRQTFEGISLRELCYGYGEESSLASIVVEELKKQGKTITAAESLTAGLFQATVADFSGASSIFKGGFVTYSLEEKSRMLDIPAKDLEEQGVVSEFTAQKMAEQARSKTQSDFGLSLTGVAGPDSLEGYPAGTVFLGLAQEHGTEVIKVNIGGRSRADVRHIAVMHAFNLVRKALLSD; the protein is encoded by the coding sequence ATGAAAGCAGAAATCATTGCTGTTGGAACAGAGATTTTGACAGGACAGATTGTCAATACCAATGCTCAGTTTTTATCAGAAAAACTAGCAGAGATTGGGGTAGACGTATATTTTCAGACGGCTGTAGGAGACAATGAAGCTCGTCTCTTATCCCTGCTTAAGATTGCCAGTCAACGTAGCAGTCTGGTGATTTTGACAGGTGGTTTGGGGCCAACTGAGGACGATCTAACCAAACAAACCCTAGCTAAATTTTTAGGGAAAGAATTAGTCTTCGATCCTCAGGCGCAGGAGAAGTTGGATGTCTTTTTTGCCCAGAGACCAGACTATGCCCGAACACCGAATAATGAAAGACAAGCTCAACTTGTAGAAGGGGCGACTCCACTACCAAACGAAACAGGACTGGCTGTGGGGGGAATATTGGAAGTCGATGGAGTGAACTATGTCGTCCTTCCCGGTCCACCAAGTGAATTAAAACCCATGGTTTTAAACCAACTTCTACCTAAGTTGATGACAGGGAGTAAGCTATATTCCCGCGTTCTTCGTTTCTTTGGGATTGGCGAAAGTCAGTTGGTTACGATTTTGTCTGATTTGATTGATAATCAAACAGATCCGACCTTGGCCCCTTATGCTAAGACAGGAGAAGTCACTCTGCGTCTGTCAACAAAGGTTAGCAGTCAAGAAGAGGCGAATCAAGCGCTGGATATCTTAGAAAACCAAATCTTGGACCGCCAGACTTTCGAAGGAATTTCTTTACGAGAACTTTGTTATGGTTATGGGGAAGAGTCCAGTTTAGCTAGCATTGTGGTAGAAGAGCTGAAAAAACAAGGGAAAACCATCACGGCTGCTGAGAGTTTGACGGCAGGGCTTTTCCAAGCCACTGTGGCAGATTTTTCGGGTGCATCAAGTATATTCAAGGGTGGTTTTGTGACCTATAGCTTGGAGGAAAAATCAAGGATGTTGGATATTCCTGCCAAGGATTTAGAAGAACAGGGTGTGGTGTCTGAATTTACAGCGCAGAAGATGGCTGAGCAGGCACGAAGTAAGACCCAGTCTGATTTTGGTCTTAGTTTGACTGGAGTGGCAGGACCAGATAGCCTAGAAGGGTATCCAGCTGGGACAGTCTTCCTAGGATTGGCACAGGAGCATGGAACTGAGGTCATCAAGGTTAATATTGGAGGCAGAAGTCGAGCAGATGTACGTCACATTGCGGTTATGCATGCCTTTAACCTAGTTCGCAAGGCTTTATTAAGTGACTAA
- the recA gene encoding recombinase RecA, with amino-acid sequence MAKKPKKLDEISKKFGAEREKALNDALKLIEKDFGKGSIMRLGERAEQKVQVMSSGSLALDIALGSGGYPKGRIIEIYGPESSGKTTVALHAVAQAQKEGGIAAFIDAEHALDPAYAAALGVNIDELLLSQPDSGEQGLEIAGKLIDSGAVDLVVVDSVAALVPRAEIDGDIGDSHVGLQARMMSQAMRKLGASINKTKTIAIFINQLREKVGVMFGNPETTPGGRALKFYASVRLDVRGSTQIKGTGDQKDTNVGKETKIKVVKNKVAPPFKEAFVEIMYGEGISKTGELLKIASDLDIIKKAGAWYSYKDEKIGQGSENAKKYLADNPEIFDEIDHQVRVQFGLIDGEEAAESKKDEAVQADSVNEEVTLDLGDELEIEIEE; translated from the coding sequence ATGGCGAAAAAACCAAAAAAATTAGATGAAATTTCAAAAAAATTCGGGGCTGAACGTGAAAAAGCTCTGAATGACGCTCTTAAACTGATTGAGAAAGACTTTGGTAAAGGATCAATCATGCGTTTGGGTGAACGTGCCGAGCAAAAGGTTCAAGTGATGAGCTCAGGTTCCTTGGCTCTTGATATTGCCCTTGGTTCAGGTGGTTATCCTAAGGGACGTATCATCGAAATCTACGGACCAGAGTCATCTGGTAAGACAACAGTTGCACTTCATGCAGTTGCACAAGCGCAAAAAGAAGGTGGTATTGCTGCCTTTATAGATGCGGAACATGCCCTCGATCCAGCTTATGCTGCGGCCCTTGGTGTCAATATTGACGAATTGCTCTTGTCACAACCAGACTCAGGAGAGCAAGGTCTTGAGATTGCAGGAAAATTGATTGACTCAGGTGCTGTAGATCTTGTCGTGGTCGACTCAGTTGCAGCCCTTGTACCTCGTGCGGAAATTGATGGAGATATCGGAGATAGCCACGTTGGTTTGCAAGCTCGTATGATGAGTCAGGCCATGCGTAAACTCGGTGCTTCTATCAATAAAACCAAAACAATTGCCATCTTTATCAACCAATTACGTGAAAAAGTTGGGGTCATGTTTGGAAATCCAGAAACAACTCCTGGTGGACGTGCTCTGAAATTCTACGCATCAGTCCGTTTGGATGTTCGTGGAAGTACGCAAATCAAGGGAACTGGCGACCAAAAAGATACCAATGTCGGTAAAGAAACTAAAATCAAGGTCGTGAAAAACAAGGTAGCTCCACCATTTAAGGAAGCCTTCGTTGAAATCATGTACGGAGAAGGGATTTCTAAGACTGGTGAACTCTTGAAAATCGCAAGCGATTTGGATATCATCAAAAAAGCAGGAGCTTGGTACTCTTACAAGGATGAGAAAATCGGGCAAGGTTCTGAAAATGCTAAGAAATACTTGGCAGATAACCCAGAAATCTTTGATGAGATTGACCATCAAGTCCGTGTTCAATTTGGTTTGATTGATGGAGAAGAAGCTGCTGAAAGCAAAAAAGATGAAGCAGTTCAAGCAGATTCTGTGAATGAAGAAGTAACTCTTGACCTAGGCGATGAGCTTGAAATCGAAATTGAAGAATAA